The region ATAGCTTTTGATTTTCTATATCTTTTTTAGAGATATTTTCTTGTGAAATATCAGAGATAGACTTTAAAATTTCGTTTAAATTTAAGTCATTTATATCAAAAGCGTACAATCCTATAATAGGTTTTATCTCTTGTTTTGAAATATATTCTGAGATATGGTTTTGCATAGCATTTGCTTTTTGCTTTGTAGCTTTAAAGTCTAAATTTTCAAAAAGCGTTAAATATAAATTATTATTATATTGTGCAAGAATAGTATGAGAGGCAATATTTATTTCTACTTGAAGAAGTAAGTCTCGCACAGCCATCTCTATCTCATACTCATTCCAATATTGGCGCAAATTTTCCATGTTTTCTACTTGAATTGTTATAATGGAAAAAAGTGATTCTGAGATGCTTTTTTCTAAAATTTTCTCTTTTAGTATTTCTATAAAATAGATGCGATTCTTTATAAAATCTATCTTTGAGTTTACTTGTTTTTGCTCTTTTGATATCTCTTTTAAATATATAAAAACATCACTGTTATAAGTAGAAATAGTACTTTTTATTTCATACTTTTTTAGAGTTGCATTAAAGTCAAAATCACCTTGTATAAGGTGTTCTTTTTCTAAAAAAGAAGCTAAATCAAGCTTTAGGCAAATTTTAGATTTAACAGTTTCTAAATCATTACATTCAAACTCATTATATAGTTTTTGACTTGCAAACTTTAAGCCTTTTTTATCAAATATCATAAAAGATGCATCGCTAATAAGTGTTTTTGCAATGGCTATTTCTTGTTGGTGCAATTGGTTGATTAAAAGTTCGTTTTTTATACTTGAGACAATTTTGGAGGTTTCATGTTTTGGAGTTATTATGCTTTTTACATTAAGCAAAGATGCCAATTGAAAAAGCATTAAGTTATGAGAATCATTTATGAAAAAATATATAAGACTTTGTGATTTTGATATAAGAAGTTTTTTTATGTGTAAAAGTAAAGCTTTTTCAATCTCATTAATTTCTACAAGATAAATATCATCATTTTGCAGATTTTGCACTTTAGAAATATCAACAAGTTCACAAGATTTAAATGCATCTGTGACATCTGATAGTTGTTTGGAAGTATGATTTTTATGATAAAGATGAATCAAAAAGTACCTTTTAAATCGTAATTGTTTGATTATACCATATAAGTTAAATAGTGTATAATGATACAAATCATGTTAAGGTATGTTTATGAAAAATATTAAAATTATACTTGTTTTTATAGTGTTTTTAACGCTTAATTTAAGTGCTGATATAAATGGTGTGGGTTTTGCTCAAACAAATAAAGAAGCGAAAAAAGAAGCATTGGCAGATTTGAGTCAAGTTATAAAAAGTGAAGTTCGCTCAAGCTTTGAGTCTATCTCAAGTGTTAAAGCAAATCAAGGAAGTTCTTCTTCTGAATCAAATATAAAAATCAGTTCAAATCTTCCTATCTTAGGTGCAGAATTTACATTTATAGATAGAGAACTTGAGGTAGAAGCAAAGGTAAAATTATCTCCTCTTAAGGTCAATGCTCTTTATACCAAAAAACTTGAAAATCTAAATAAAGAGATAGAATCTTTGATAAAAGAGATTCAAAAAACTAACT is a window of uncultured Sulfurimonas sp. DNA encoding:
- a CDS encoding PilZ domain-containing protein, with protein sequence MIHLYHKNHTSKQLSDVTDAFKSCELVDISKVQNLQNDDIYLVEINEIEKALLLHIKKLLISKSQSLIYFFINDSHNLMLFQLASLLNVKSIITPKHETSKIVSSIKNELLINQLHQQEIAIAKTLISDASFMIFDKKGLKFASQKLYNEFECNDLETVKSKICLKLDLASFLEKEHLIQGDFDFNATLKKYEIKSTISTYNSDVFIYLKEISKEQKQVNSKIDFIKNRIYFIEILKEKILEKSISESLFSIITIQVENMENLRQYWNEYEIEMAVRDLLLQVEINIASHTILAQYNNNLYLTLFENLDFKATKQKANAMQNHISEYISKQEIKPIIGLYAFDINDLNLNEILKSISDISQENISKKDIENQKLYKIVNINNELDDARAINILLQATFTNKTPIKLLNIYKGLCINTPSLIMKKTDQEIYVSYEQLQGTVMHFEKETVIQSSNLTKDIAADVKYIDHKKRVALLKNFRFVQGSANARKYSRVTSSQRTPISIVHSRSTISGEVLDLSMNSIAIKTRLYPDIETLKLSEVTLKFTLPINSSEEGYIKLSLSADIIFTNCNKEHCKIVANLHEDQTHEAVLMEYVYDRQKEIIAELKKQATMLS